In Zingiber officinale cultivar Zhangliang chromosome 11B, Zo_v1.1, whole genome shotgun sequence, a single window of DNA contains:
- the LOC122033592 gene encoding uncharacterized protein LOC122033592 yields the protein MVGIFSRGSGGWGHNRTQSAIDVRTSSTPNIEEVSSVHAAVRHGFEEAVEFKPVEHPSEPMVYDQPITCPLPEPSIINDGRIWKQRRTSAARRGKADLPVVKDASGLESRDGSKPTPNPAKLHISSSLSAPEYSIISLLEECNSFQDRL from the exons ATGGTGGGGATTTTCTCTCGGGGTTCTGGCGGATGGGGGCACAACCGAACACAGAGCGCGATC gatgttaggacCTCATCGACACCAAACATAGAGGAAGTTAGTTCTGTTCATGCTGCTGTGCGCCATGGGTTTGAAGAAGCGGTGGAGTTTAAACCAGTGGAGCACCCATCTGAGCCAATGGTCTATGATCAACCGATTACATGCCCACTACCAGAACCTTCAATAATAAAT GACGGAAGAATATGGAAACAAAGGAGGACATCTGCCGCCCGCCGTGGCAAGGCTGATTTACCAGTTGTTAAGGATGCATCAGGCCTTGAATCCCGAGATGGATCAAAGCCAACACCAAATCCAGCTAAACTGCACATATCTTCATCTCTCAGCGCACCTGAATATAGTATCATCAGTCTGTTAGAGGAGTGCAATTCATTTCAAGATCGATTGTAA